AGGAGGCGGGCCGCCGCGGCGGCAAAGGACATGATACCGGGAACGACCTCCACGGCCAGGGAGGGTTCCCGGGCGGTGACTCCCTTGACTAAGTAACCAAAGGTACTGTACAAGGACGGGTCACCCAGGGTAAGGAAAGCCACGTCCAGATCCTGCCGCAAGAAAGCCAGCACTTCCCGGGCGGCCTGTTCCCAGGCCTGTTCCAGCGCTTCCCGGTCCTCCGTCATGGGCATCACCAGCTCCGCCACCCTGGTACCGGGAGCCAAGTACCGCCGCGCGATTTGATAAGCGATGCTGGCCTGCCCCGGCCTGGCTTTCGGTACGGCCACTACCGGTACCTTTTGCAAGACATGCACGGCTTTTACCGTAATGAGTTCCGCATCACCCGGTCCTACACCGATGCCCCATAGTTTTCCGGCCATGTCATACCTCCAACGTCAATGTAATGATGTGCACGGGATTTAAAGCTTTCCACATGTGATAGCTGCCTATCTCCTCCAGCCGGGATACACTGACCGTCACCGCCTCCGCTCTTAAACCGTGAGCCTTGGCGAACCCAAGACCGGTCGCCAGGGTTTCTACGGTAATGGCATCCATGACGATCCTACCCCCCGGGTGCAGCTGGGTCAGGCTCTTTTGCAGGATTTCCTCCAGCCGCCCGCCGCTGCCGCCGATAAAAACGGTATGGGCCAAGGGCAAATGCTCCAGCCCGTCGGGAGCTTCCGCCGGAATAACCTGCAAATTGGACACCCCGAAGCGCTCTTTGTTTTGCTCAATCAGGGCCACCGCCGCCGGGTTTTTCTCGTAGGCAAAGACCTGGCCGCGGCAGGCCAGCAGAGCCGCTTCAATGGCGATGGAGCCCGTACCGGATCCCAGGTCATAGACCACGGCCCCGGGAAACAGTTTTCCCTTGGCTAAAGCCACCGTGCGAATCTCCTCTTTGGTCATGGGCACCGGCCCCCGGATGAAGCATTCATCCGGGATGCCCGGCGCTAAAGTTTTCCGGTCATGGGGTATCATCAGGCTCGATCACCACCACTGTATTACCCAGGTCTGGCACCTGATCCAGTTCTGCCACGGCCAGGGTCACAATTTCTTCATCAGGATAGGTCAGATTGCGGCAAAGATGAACCTTAAACGGGCCGTAGGGTGCCAGCATCCCTTGGAGCTCCCGGCCGCCGGTCCGGCTGTCCACCAGTAAACCAATGGGCTGCCCCGAGGTTACATAAGACGAAAGATTATCGATCTTCCTGCCGTGGAGACTCAACAGGTGAGCTTCCTGCCAGGGCAGCCCCAACCGGGCAAAGGCCACCTGCACCGAACTAATCCCCGGGATGACCTCCATGTCCTCCGGCGGGAGATGGCGGCGCAGGTAGTTCAACAAGCTGTAAAAGCCGGGATCACCGCTGACCAGCACCCCCACCGTTTCCCAGGCGGCACGGTTTTGCAACAAAGGGATGAGGCTCGCCAGGTCGCCGGTCAAGACATGAACTTGTTTTCCCGCCAGCTCGAATAACTGCAAGGCCCTGGGGTGACCGATTACCACCCGGCAAGTTTGCACCGCCCGCCGGGCCGCCGGCAGCAAGTAATCAGGGCTGCCCGGCCCGATACCGATCACTTTCACGGGATTTGCCATTGGATCTCCCTCCCAATCATGGATGCCGCCGGACCCAGGCCAAGGAGTTCCCCTTGGCTGCCGGTCAGCACTATGCCCACCTGCACCGCTGCATCCCGGAGATACCGGCGGCACTTTCTTTCCCCGGCACCGGCCAGCAGGGAAAAAACTTCCTCGTAACCCCGGGATTTGATTAGGGCCACCGCCCCATCCGTCGTGGGCTGCCCCAGTATCTCCCGCAAGAATCCGGGAGGAGCTCCCAGGACACCCAGCCAGGCGGCCATGGTTTCCAACCGCCCGTCGGAGACCCTGTTGTGGGTATGAAAACTCCCGCCGGCCACTTTCACCAGCTTGCCGATATGCCCTAAGAGCAAGATGGATTGAAATCCTTCCGCCGCCGCCGCTTCCAGCATGGAGCCGACGAAATTGCTCACCTGGGCTACCATATCCTCCGGCACGGCGAATCGCTCCACGGCGGTTTTTGCCCCGGCACGGCCGGGCACCATAACGATGGTGGAAAAACCCAAAGCCTTAACCTGCTTGACCCGGCCCACCAGGGACGCTTTGAACCGCTCTTCCGACATGGGTTCCACAATCCCGGTGGTCCCCAGGATGGATATGCCGCCGGTGATCCCCAGCTGGGGATTCATGGTTTTCTTGGCGGCTGCCTCACCGCCGGGGACGGAGATTTCCACCAGGGCTCCCGCATCACCCAGCACCTCCGCCACGTTCTCAAGGATCATCCGGCGGGGGACAGGGTTAATGGCCGGTTCTCCGGGAGGCACCGGCAAACCAGGTTTTGTCACGAGCCCCACCCCGGGCCCACCCGTCACCTCAATGCCGGTACCGGGCTTCCACCAAACCTTAGCTACGATGGATAGACCGTGGGTGCTGTCCGGGTCATCCCCACCGTCTTTCACGACGACGGCCATGGCTCCCCCGGCCAGGGGTTCGTTTTGCACCAGCGGGACCATGAGTTGTTGACCGCCCGGCAGCTTAACCCGGACCCGGTCCTGTTTCCGGCCGGTGGCCAAAAGCAGCGCCGCCCCCTTGGCGGCGGCCGCCGCACAGG
This is a stretch of genomic DNA from Clostridia bacterium. It encodes these proteins:
- the cbiE gene encoding precorrin-6y C5,15-methyltransferase (decarboxylating) subunit CbiE; translated protein: MANPVKVIGIGPGSPDYLLPAARRAVQTCRVVIGHPRALQLFELAGKQVHVLTGDLASLIPLLQNRAAWETVGVLVSGDPGFYSLLNYLRRHLPPEDMEVIPGISSVQVAFARLGLPWQEAHLLSLHGRKIDNLSSYVTSGQPIGLLVDSRTGGRELQGMLAPYGPFKVHLCRNLTYPDEEIVTLAVAELDQVPDLGNTVVVIEPDDTP
- the cbiD gene encoding cobalamin biosynthesis protein CbiD is translated as CAAAAAKGAALLLATGRKQDRVRVKLPGGQQLMVPLVQNEPLAGGAMAVVVKDGGDDPDSTHGLSIVAKVWWKPGTGIEVTGGPGVGLVTKPGLPVPPGEPAINPVPRRMILENVAEVLGDAGALVEISVPGGEAAAKKTMNPQLGITGGISILGTTGIVEPMSEERFKASLVGRVKQVKALGFSTIVMVPGRAGAKTAVERFAVPEDMVAQVSNFVGSMLEAAAAEGFQSILLLGHIGKLVKVAGGSFHTHNRVSDGRLETMAAWLGVLGAPPGFLREILGQPTTDGAVALIKSRGYEEVFSLLAGAGERKCRRYLRDAAVQVGIVLTGSQGELLGLGPAASMIGREIQWQIP
- the cobI gene encoding precorrin-2 C(20)-methyltransferase, whose product is MAGKLWGIGVGPGDAELITVKAVHVLQKVPVVAVPKARPGQASIAYQIARRYLAPGTRVAELVMPMTEDREALEQAWEQAAREVLAFLRQDLDVAFLTLGDPSLYSTFGYLVKGVTAREPSLAVEVVPGIMSFAAAAARLL
- the cbiT gene encoding precorrin-6Y C5,15-methyltransferase (decarboxylating) subunit CbiT encodes the protein MIPHDRKTLAPGIPDECFIRGPVPMTKEEIRTVALAKGKLFPGAVVYDLGSGTGSIAIEAALLACRGQVFAYEKNPAAVALIEQNKERFGVSNLQVIPAEAPDGLEHLPLAHTVFIGGSGGRLEEILQKSLTQLHPGGRIVMDAITVETLATGLGFAKAHGLRAEAVTVSVSRLEEIGSYHMWKALNPVHIITLTLEV